Proteins from a genomic interval of Pseudomonas asplenii:
- a CDS encoding ABC transporter substrate-binding protein codes for MKKLTALTALTLAVLSGLAHADRLEDIKKSGVLRVAAFDSNPPFGFIDAKTKQIEGLDVDYAKAIADKLGVKLQLQPTNPANRVPLLVANKVDLVLANFTITPERAEQVNFSTPYFSSGQQFLVKKGTLKSQDELNKWRVGVDKGTVNEGVLREKFPGAKVVAYDDTPFAFTALRNGNVQAITQDGPKLIGLLANVPDKDKYEVPPFTISNDLIGVGIPKGETALTNVVNQTLLELEAKGQAQKIYDTWFGPDTKTPLARLYKIGDKS; via the coding sequence ATGAAAAAACTGACTGCCCTCACTGCCCTCACCCTCGCGGTCCTTTCAGGCCTGGCCCACGCCGACCGCCTGGAAGACATCAAGAAATCCGGCGTATTGCGCGTCGCCGCGTTCGACAGCAACCCACCGTTCGGCTTCATCGACGCCAAGACCAAACAGATCGAAGGTCTGGACGTGGACTACGCCAAGGCCATTGCCGACAAGCTCGGCGTGAAGCTGCAACTGCAGCCGACCAACCCGGCCAACCGCGTGCCACTGCTGGTGGCGAACAAGGTCGACCTGGTCCTGGCCAACTTCACCATCACCCCGGAGCGTGCCGAACAGGTCAACTTCAGCACGCCCTACTTCAGTTCCGGCCAGCAGTTCCTGGTCAAGAAAGGCACCCTCAAGTCCCAGGACGAGCTGAACAAATGGCGTGTCGGCGTCGACAAGGGCACCGTCAACGAAGGCGTACTGCGCGAGAAATTCCCCGGGGCCAAGGTCGTCGCCTATGACGACACGCCGTTCGCCTTCACCGCTCTGCGCAACGGCAACGTGCAGGCCATCACCCAGGACGGTCCGAAACTGATCGGCCTGCTGGCCAACGTGCCGGACAAGGACAAGTACGAAGTGCCGCCCTTCACCATCTCCAACGACCTGATCGGCGTCGGCATTCCCAAGGGCGAAACCGCACTGACCAACGTGGTCAACCAGACCCTGCTGGAGCTGGAAGCCAAGGGCCAGGCGCAGAAGATCTACGACACCTGGTTCGGCCCCGACACCAAGACGCCGCTGGCCCGCCTGTACAAGATCGGCGACAAGAGCTGA
- a CDS encoding HDOD domain-containing protein yields the protein MDIDTLFSQLHSLPSIPQVALELVQQFDNRNESLENVARNIERDPVIAAKVLRLANSARFKGARESASIEDAAMRLGFNVLRTLVLASAVTGAFKSAPGFDLKVFWGRSFQVASISRLLARQAGLDAEVAFTCGVMHDIGELLIQTGAPDYAARIRGASGTTSRAASENQQLGFGYPEVGAELGKRWNLPLTIQSAIRHQAQPHLAPEGQPYARIMAQAMEICDALEQHGGPSAEARNTLGGPLFDGVDLDALFDKLPQVLEQDKAFADFLA from the coding sequence ATGGACATCGATACGCTGTTTTCGCAGTTGCACAGTCTTCCCAGCATTCCCCAGGTTGCCCTGGAATTGGTCCAGCAATTCGACAACCGTAACGAAAGCCTCGAAAACGTGGCGCGCAACATCGAGCGCGACCCGGTGATTGCCGCCAAGGTGCTGCGCCTGGCGAACTCGGCGCGCTTCAAGGGCGCACGCGAGTCGGCCAGCATCGAGGACGCCGCCATGCGCCTGGGCTTCAACGTGCTGCGCACACTGGTACTGGCTTCGGCCGTGACCGGGGCGTTCAAGTCGGCGCCGGGCTTCGACCTCAAGGTATTCTGGGGGCGCAGCTTTCAGGTCGCCAGCATCAGCCGGTTGCTGGCACGCCAGGCCGGACTCGACGCTGAAGTGGCGTTCACCTGCGGGGTGATGCACGACATCGGCGAGCTATTGATCCAGACCGGCGCACCGGACTACGCCGCACGTATCCGGGGCGCCAGCGGTACCACCAGCCGTGCGGCCAGCGAAAACCAGCAACTGGGCTTCGGCTACCCGGAAGTCGGCGCAGAACTGGGTAAGCGCTGGAACCTGCCGCTGACCATCCAGTCGGCCATCCGCCACCAGGCGCAGCCGCACCTGGCTCCAGAAGGCCAGCCCTATGCGCGGATCATGGCCCAGGCCATGGAAATCTGTGATGCGCTGGAACAGCACGGCGGTCCGAGTGCCGAGGCACGCAATACCCTGGGGGGCCCGCTGTTCGACGGCGTCGACCTCGACGCGCTATTCGACAAGCTGCCCCAGGTGCTGGAGCAGGACAAGGCCTTCGCCGACTTCCTCGCCTGA
- a CDS encoding methionine ABC transporter ATP-binding protein, whose translation MISVEQLSKRYGDDPSVLDQVSLSIPDGSIYGILGRSGAGKSTLLRCLNLLERPTAGRVVVDGQDLTALSERELRQQRRRIGMIFQGFNLLHSRNVFDNVAVPLEIAGTLKAEREARVSELLELVGLTDKAEAFPSQLSGGQKQRVGIARALAARPAYLLSDEATSALDPETTESILQLLRDINRRLGLTIVLITHELDVVRSICDHAASLAHGRLLEAGPLSRLLADPESVLGRSLRPAVQPHFDEEVRTPRLRLAML comes from the coding sequence ATGATCAGCGTCGAGCAACTGAGCAAGCGTTATGGCGATGACCCGTCGGTGCTCGACCAGGTGTCCCTGAGTATTCCGGATGGGTCGATCTACGGCATCCTCGGTCGTAGCGGCGCCGGCAAGTCGACCTTGCTGCGCTGTCTCAATCTGCTCGAACGGCCAACAGCCGGGCGCGTGGTGGTCGACGGCCAGGACCTGACCGCGTTGTCCGAGCGTGAGCTACGCCAACAACGCCGGCGCATCGGCATGATCTTCCAGGGCTTCAACCTGCTGCACTCGCGCAATGTCTTCGACAATGTCGCAGTGCCGCTGGAGATCGCCGGCACCCTCAAGGCGGAGCGCGAGGCTCGTGTCAGCGAACTGCTGGAACTGGTGGGGCTGACGGACAAGGCCGAGGCGTTTCCTTCACAATTGTCCGGCGGGCAGAAACAGCGGGTGGGCATTGCCCGCGCGCTGGCGGCGCGCCCGGCGTATCTGCTGTCGGACGAGGCCACCAGCGCGCTGGACCCGGAAACCACCGAGTCGATCCTGCAACTGCTGCGCGATATCAACCGCCGCCTGGGCCTGACCATCGTGCTGATCACCCATGAACTGGATGTGGTTCGGTCGATCTGCGATCACGCCGCATCCCTGGCCCACGGCCGGCTGCTTGAAGCCGGCCCTTTATCGCGCTTGCTGGCCGACCCTGAGTCGGTATTGGGGCGTTCGTTGCGCCCGGCGGTACAACCGCATTTCGACGAAGAAGTGCGCACGCCGCGCCTGAGGCTGGCAATGCTATGA
- a CDS encoding MFS transporter, with translation MQPANFFGRKVVAATFLMAVFGWGIGFYGPPIFLHAVIQRTGWPLPLCSAAVTLHFLAGILVVVNLPKLYRRLGLPVTTVSGSVLLGVGIYGWSIAAQPYQLFIAATLSGLGWVTLGAAAVNAIISPWFVLKRPAALAMAYNGASIGGVVFSSAWVYLIERIGFSHAALAIAILSITTLAVLALTVFRFRPEMLGQYADGAAQPPVQPTVAPLAIDTPLWRDRRFVTLAAAMSLGLFAQIGLITHLFLILVEHVSETRAGLAMGLATASAIVGRSLVGGLMPAGANRRNVACLSYGCQLLGCLLMSGLGAFPELLWAGVILFGAGIGNATSLPPLIAQVEFPGQQTQRVVTLIVATAQGCYAFAPALFGALKSQVGTQQGELVLLGSAAAIQGLAILALVWGKAKSAALSR, from the coding sequence ATGCAACCCGCGAATTTCTTTGGCCGAAAGGTCGTGGCGGCAACGTTCCTGATGGCGGTGTTCGGCTGGGGTATCGGCTTTTATGGTCCACCGATTTTCCTCCACGCGGTGATCCAACGCACCGGCTGGCCACTGCCGCTGTGTTCGGCGGCGGTCACGCTGCATTTCCTCGCGGGGATCCTGGTGGTAGTGAACCTGCCCAAGCTTTACAGGCGTCTGGGGCTGCCCGTCACCACCGTATCGGGTTCGGTGTTGCTGGGCGTCGGCATCTATGGCTGGTCCATCGCCGCACAGCCTTACCAGCTGTTTATCGCCGCCACCTTGAGCGGCCTGGGTTGGGTGACACTGGGCGCCGCGGCCGTGAACGCCATCATTTCCCCCTGGTTCGTGCTCAAGCGCCCAGCCGCCCTGGCGATGGCCTATAACGGTGCAAGTATCGGTGGCGTGGTGTTTTCGTCGGCCTGGGTGTACCTGATCGAGCGGATCGGCTTCAGTCACGCAGCGCTCGCGATCGCCATACTCTCGATCACGACCCTTGCAGTCCTGGCACTCACGGTATTCAGGTTCCGTCCGGAAATGCTTGGGCAGTATGCCGATGGTGCCGCACAACCGCCCGTGCAACCCACTGTTGCCCCGTTGGCCATCGATACCCCGCTGTGGCGCGATCGCCGCTTCGTCACCCTGGCTGCGGCCATGTCGCTGGGACTGTTCGCCCAGATCGGGCTGATCACTCATCTGTTCCTCATACTGGTCGAGCATGTCAGCGAAACCCGTGCCGGGCTGGCGATGGGCCTGGCGACGGCAAGCGCGATCGTTGGTCGGTCACTGGTGGGTGGGTTGATGCCAGCGGGAGCAAACCGCCGTAACGTCGCTTGCCTGAGCTACGGCTGCCAATTGCTCGGCTGCCTGTTGATGAGCGGATTGGGCGCCTTCCCCGAGTTGCTGTGGGCCGGTGTCATCCTGTTTGGCGCGGGCATAGGTAATGCCACCTCCTTGCCGCCGCTGATAGCACAGGTGGAGTTTCCAGGCCAACAGACCCAACGGGTGGTCACGCTGATTGTCGCCACGGCACAAGGCTGCTATGCCTTTGCTCCGGCATTGTTCGGTGCATTGAAAAGTCAGGTCGGTACGCAACAGGGTGAACTTGTCCTGCTGGGCAGCGCAGCGGCAATTCAGGGATTGGCGATACTGGCGCTGGTGTGGGGCAAGGCCAAGTCTGCGGCGTTATCCAGATGA
- a CDS encoding cytochrome b, producing the protein MTRHPHSPAPLYKDSEAGAYSKPRIFLHWLSAVVILWATFSGFGVTFMDRQAPLRQWVESLNPQLTSLFIPFFAWRLWLAIKAPARPANAGLQARLARLAHVTIYATVTAVLVTGVLMMNHPVEMLDLFELPQLVHSRSALAQLHQEHHVMCALLGALVALHLLAVVQHQVMGRSVLGRMLNRQVSDPQVRS; encoded by the coding sequence TTGACTCGTCATCCCCACTCCCCCGCGCCTCTCTACAAGGACAGCGAAGCAGGTGCTTACTCCAAACCCCGCATTTTTCTGCACTGGCTATCGGCTGTGGTGATTCTGTGGGCAACCTTCAGTGGTTTTGGCGTGACATTCATGGATCGACAGGCCCCGTTAAGGCAATGGGTCGAGTCGCTCAACCCCCAGCTCACCAGCCTCTTCATTCCGTTTTTCGCCTGGCGTCTGTGGCTGGCGATAAAAGCTCCCGCGCGCCCTGCAAATGCTGGCCTGCAGGCACGCCTGGCGCGGCTCGCGCATGTGACGATCTATGCCACGGTGACGGCCGTGTTGGTCACGGGGGTGCTGATGATGAATCACCCGGTGGAAATGCTCGATCTGTTCGAGCTGCCGCAGTTGGTCCACTCCAGATCCGCGCTGGCGCAGTTGCACCAGGAACACCATGTGATGTGCGCGCTGCTCGGCGCCTTGGTTGCACTGCATCTGCTGGCGGTGGTGCAGCATCAGGTGATGGGACGGTCGGTATTGGGCAGGATGCTCAATCGCCAGGTTAGCGATCCGCAGGTGCGCTCGTAA
- a CDS encoding MFS transporter, which yields MTAPSTGTSAHRFGLFCVACFLLSIAYGATFLLSLLVRSFGASEREAGQVFAVAMVSTLIAVLGSGHVLQRLGAPRCIALGAVCLVIASAGFAVVPGLGIGLSACGFILGVGWGLFYTVGPIMVAAMVEPSRRTHCFALLSGSMLSGIGSGPLLGKLAGFAGLPVQTAFAFAAVAAVLGGWYFWRLGAREETRMRSNERVQISLKATAQVMRSPSGLSILMVGLGGAVFGVMGSFQTSYATSLGLDYSLFFIGFMGAAIVCRLLIAKWVVQRNPFLASCVLTSLMLIAVIGFGEWVHDSLGYLLTAALLGVGYGLNYSVINGLAANEAPPGLTAQALLLFSLSYFMGVFGFPFIAGKLISHTGVAGMLLGVGLVAALVWVVSVGRWLFWRFTRTERVAR from the coding sequence ATGACTGCTCCCTCGACCGGCACGTCGGCTCACCGCTTCGGCCTGTTTTGCGTGGCCTGCTTTCTCCTGTCCATTGCCTATGGGGCGACGTTCCTGTTGTCGCTATTGGTCAGGTCCTTCGGTGCGAGCGAACGGGAGGCGGGCCAGGTGTTTGCCGTGGCCATGGTCAGCACCTTGATTGCCGTGCTCGGCTCCGGACATGTGCTGCAGCGCTTGGGCGCTCCTCGTTGCATTGCCCTTGGCGCGGTCTGCCTGGTCATCGCCTCAGCGGGATTTGCCGTCGTGCCGGGGCTCGGTATTGGCTTGTCGGCGTGCGGTTTCATCCTGGGTGTCGGTTGGGGGCTGTTCTACACGGTAGGGCCGATCATGGTGGCGGCGATGGTCGAGCCGTCGCGTCGTACTCATTGTTTTGCGCTGCTGTCGGGTAGCATGCTGAGCGGCATCGGCAGCGGGCCTTTGCTGGGCAAGCTGGCGGGATTCGCTGGTCTGCCGGTGCAGACGGCCTTTGCCTTCGCTGCGGTTGCCGCCGTGCTGGGCGGGTGGTACTTCTGGCGGCTTGGGGCCCGGGAAGAGACGCGGATGCGCTCAAACGAGCGGGTACAGATCAGCCTGAAAGCGACGGCACAGGTGATGCGCTCGCCCTCTGGCCTGTCGATTCTCATGGTTGGTCTGGGTGGCGCGGTCTTCGGCGTGATGGGTAGCTTCCAGACCAGTTACGCGACGAGTCTCGGGCTGGACTACTCATTGTTTTTCATCGGCTTCATGGGCGCCGCGATTGTCTGTCGATTGCTGATTGCCAAGTGGGTGGTCCAGCGCAACCCATTCTTGGCCTCCTGTGTGTTGACCAGCTTGATGCTGATCGCGGTGATCGGCTTCGGTGAGTGGGTGCACGATAGTCTTGGCTACCTGCTGACGGCTGCGCTGCTGGGCGTCGGTTATGGCCTGAACTACTCGGTGATCAATGGCCTGGCGGCCAACGAGGCGCCCCCGGGGCTGACCGCCCAGGCCTTGTTGCTGTTCAGCCTGTCCTATTTCATGGGGGTGTTCGGGTTCCCCTTTATCGCCGGCAAACTGATCAGCCATACCGGTGTAGCGGGGATGTTGCTGGGAGTGGGGCTGGTGGCCGCATTGGTCTGGGTGGTGAGTGTCGGGCGCTGGCTGTTCTGGCGGTTTACCAGGACGGAGCGGGTGGCACGTTGA
- a CDS encoding PLD nuclease N-terminal domain-containing protein, producing MQIEYVWIALAVLLLLVELWAIRSVLKSGRSAGTKGLWIVVLIWVPLAGLVLWCFIGPKEPSRELPATERGRGAP from the coding sequence ATGCAAATCGAATATGTCTGGATCGCTCTGGCGGTGCTGTTGTTGCTGGTCGAACTGTGGGCGATCAGAAGTGTGCTCAAGAGCGGACGTAGCGCCGGGACCAAGGGGCTCTGGATCGTCGTGCTCATCTGGGTGCCGTTGGCGGGCCTGGTGCTCTGGTGTTTTATCGGCCCCAAGGAGCCGAGCCGGGAGTTGCCGGCCACGGAGCGAGGAAGGGGCGCACCGTGA
- a CDS encoding isopenicillin N synthase family dioxygenase, with product MPQPLDITALPLLDLSALDGNAERRQAFLDALRHAARDVGFFYLTGHGVDSDLLRQVQEHARQFFALPLEDKAAVGMIHSPHFRGYNRAASEITRGQPDFREQFDVGAERQALAVDEHTPTWARLQGPNLWPQALPQLKPLLLEWQQAMTRMSLRLLRAFAEALSLPQGAFDSLYGDKPNEHIKLIRYPGRAANESRQGVGAHKDSGFLSFLLQDRQAGLQVEVEEGRWIDALPRDNTLVVNIGELLELATNGYLRATVHRVQSPPAGSERLSIAFFLGAQLDAVVPLYPLPTALLREARGPASDPDNPLFRDVGWNYLKGRLRSHPDVAQRFYADALANQAVSA from the coding sequence ATGCCGCAGCCGCTGGATATCACTGCATTACCGCTGCTGGACCTCTCGGCGCTCGATGGCAACGCCGAACGGCGCCAGGCATTTCTCGACGCACTGCGTCATGCCGCACGGGATGTCGGCTTTTTCTATCTGACCGGCCATGGCGTCGACAGCGACCTGCTGCGGCAGGTCCAGGAGCATGCCCGGCAGTTCTTCGCCTTGCCCCTGGAGGACAAGGCCGCCGTCGGCATGATCCATTCGCCACATTTTCGAGGCTACAACCGCGCCGCCTCGGAGATCACCCGGGGCCAGCCGGATTTTCGCGAGCAATTCGATGTCGGTGCCGAGCGCCAGGCCCTTGCAGTGGACGAACACACACCGACCTGGGCGCGTCTGCAAGGGCCGAACCTGTGGCCGCAGGCCTTGCCGCAGCTCAAGCCACTGCTGCTGGAGTGGCAGCAGGCGATGACCCGGATGTCGCTGCGCCTGCTACGCGCCTTCGCCGAGGCACTTTCGCTACCACAAGGCGCCTTCGATTCGCTGTATGGCGACAAACCCAACGAGCACATCAAGCTGATCCGCTACCCCGGTCGCGCCGCGAACGAGAGCAGGCAGGGGGTCGGTGCCCACAAGGATTCCGGTTTCCTGAGCTTCCTGCTGCAGGACCGGCAGGCCGGCTTGCAGGTGGAAGTCGAAGAAGGCCGCTGGATCGATGCGCTGCCGCGGGACAACACACTGGTGGTGAACATCGGCGAACTGCTGGAACTGGCCACCAACGGCTATCTTCGTGCCACGGTACATCGCGTGCAGTCACCGCCGGCCGGCAGCGAGCGGCTGTCGATCGCTTTCTTCCTCGGTGCGCAACTGGATGCGGTGGTGCCGCTCTATCCACTGCCGACCGCCTTGTTGCGCGAGGCCCGCGGTCCGGCCAGCGACCCGGATAACCCGTTGTTTCGCGACGTTGGCTGGAATTACCTCAAGGGCCGCCTGCGCTCGCACCCCGATGTTGCCCAGCGTTTCTACGCCGATGCACTGGCAAACCAGGCCGTCAGTGCCTGA
- a CDS encoding MetQ/NlpA family ABC transporter substrate-binding protein → MLKKTALTLAVWAGLSSSFSIQAAEPLRVAADPVPHAQILAYVQKIDPQLNLKVIEIPNGVNSNELLAHGDVDANYFQHLPYLHSQEQALGQKFAVAATVHIEPLGIYSHRHTSFDQVPQKGTVAVPNNVTNLSRALYLLQDHGLIRLKPGFNDPATDQATPKDIADNPKQLKILEIESPQIPRALDDVDLAVINGNYALEAGLSPAKDALGLEKASNNPYANIVVTTPALQDDPRIRQLAKDLASPQVAKFINDTYSGSVIPVKVVGIAQ, encoded by the coding sequence ATGTTGAAAAAAACCGCATTGACCCTGGCGGTCTGGGCCGGGCTATCTTCGTCTTTCTCCATACAGGCGGCCGAACCGTTACGCGTCGCAGCCGATCCGGTGCCCCACGCGCAGATCCTCGCCTATGTGCAGAAAATCGACCCGCAACTGAATCTCAAGGTCATCGAGATCCCCAACGGTGTGAACTCCAACGAGTTGCTGGCCCACGGCGATGTCGATGCCAACTACTTCCAGCACCTGCCGTACCTGCACTCCCAGGAGCAGGCCCTGGGTCAGAAGTTTGCCGTGGCGGCGACCGTGCATATCGAGCCACTGGGCATCTATTCACACCGGCACACGAGCTTCGACCAGGTACCACAAAAAGGGACTGTGGCCGTACCGAACAACGTCACCAATCTCAGCCGTGCGCTGTACTTGCTACAGGACCATGGCCTGATCAGGCTCAAGCCCGGCTTCAACGACCCGGCCACCGACCAGGCCACGCCCAAGGACATCGCCGATAATCCGAAACAGCTGAAGATCCTCGAAATCGAATCGCCACAGATACCTCGCGCCCTGGATGATGTCGACCTGGCGGTGATCAACGGCAATTACGCGCTGGAGGCTGGGTTGTCGCCGGCCAAGGATGCCCTGGGGCTGGAGAAGGCCAGCAACAACCCATACGCCAACATCGTGGTGACCACGCCGGCGTTACAGGATGACCCGCGCATCAGGCAACTGGCCAAGGACCTGGCTTCGCCGCAGGTGGCGAAGTTCATCAACGATACTTATTCGGGGTCGGTGATCCCGGTGAAGGTGGTGGGCATCGCTCAATGA
- a CDS encoding amino acid ABC transporter permease, whose amino-acid sequence MDFSVITDNLDYFLLGAYPDGPLGGAALTLVLSVLSGVSAALLGLVLGIALSTLKGWPKGILIAVLGFLRAIPVLMLIFWSYFLLPILFHFDIPALFTVVCALSLIGGAYLAYSVHAGIQSLPAGQWAAARALGMRPVQVMRLIILPQALPIMLPSFLNQWISLIKDTSLAYVIGVGELSFVATQVSNRVMIHPTEIFLFVALVYFVFCTGLDLLAGVLTRNSSEVGHR is encoded by the coding sequence ATGGACTTTTCCGTCATCACCGACAATCTCGACTACTTTCTGCTCGGCGCCTACCCCGACGGCCCCTTGGGCGGCGCAGCACTGACCCTGGTGCTGAGCGTTCTGTCAGGCGTCAGTGCGGCCCTTCTCGGCCTGGTACTGGGCATTGCCCTGAGCACGCTCAAGGGCTGGCCCAAGGGTATCTTGATTGCGGTACTGGGTTTCCTGCGGGCCATCCCGGTCCTGATGCTGATCTTCTGGAGTTACTTCCTGCTGCCGATCCTCTTCCACTTCGATATTCCGGCGCTGTTCACCGTGGTCTGCGCCCTGTCGCTGATCGGCGGCGCCTACCTGGCGTACTCGGTCCACGCCGGCATCCAGAGCCTGCCGGCCGGCCAGTGGGCGGCGGCGCGAGCCCTGGGCATGCGCCCGGTGCAGGTCATGCGGCTGATCATCCTGCCCCAGGCCTTGCCGATCATGTTGCCGTCGTTTCTCAACCAGTGGATCTCACTGATCAAGGACACCTCGCTGGCGTATGTGATCGGTGTGGGCGAACTGTCGTTCGTGGCGACGCAGGTGAGCAACCGGGTGATGATTCATCCGACGGAGATTTTTCTGTTCGTGGCGTTGGTGTATTTCGTGTTTTGTACCGGGCTGGATCTGCTGGCGGGGGTGCTGACCAGGAATAGCTCAGAGGTAGGCCACCGCTAA
- a CDS encoding ArsR/SmtB family transcription factor yields MDVEATDLSLAAVAGAIADPARARMLCSLLDGHARTATELAAVADIGASSASGHFLRLREQGLVEMLVQGRHRYYRLANPQVARALEALLAISARDVAPFQPATPSALRQARTCYDHIAGEVAVRLHDALLRENWIEAAGKDYCLTEQGASAFVRLGIDVEAVSRQRRRLAYPCLDWSERSPHIGGALGAALLELLLKRGWVNRHLDSRALSLTPKGSKGLASAFGMRDG; encoded by the coding sequence ATGGATGTAGAGGCGACCGATCTATCGCTGGCGGCGGTGGCTGGCGCAATTGCCGACCCGGCCCGCGCGCGGATGCTCTGCAGCCTGCTCGATGGACATGCGCGCACGGCGACGGAGCTGGCGGCAGTGGCTGATATCGGCGCCTCCTCGGCCAGCGGGCATTTCCTGCGTCTGCGCGAGCAGGGCCTGGTCGAAATGCTGGTCCAGGGCAGGCATCGCTACTATCGCCTGGCCAACCCTCAGGTGGCCCGGGCCCTGGAGGCGCTGCTGGCGATCAGCGCCCGTGATGTGGCGCCGTTTCAACCGGCAACCCCGTCAGCCCTGCGACAGGCCAGGACGTGCTACGACCATATTGCCGGAGAAGTGGCCGTCAGGCTGCACGACGCTCTATTGCGGGAAAACTGGATCGAGGCCGCAGGCAAGGATTATTGCCTGACGGAGCAGGGCGCCAGTGCCTTTGTCCGATTGGGGATCGACGTTGAGGCGGTGTCTCGTCAGCGTCGGCGCCTGGCCTATCCGTGCCTGGACTGGAGCGAGCGCTCTCCGCATATCGGCGGTGCGCTGGGGGCTGCATTGTTGGAACTGCTGCTCAAGCGCGGCTGGGTCAATCGCCATCTCGATTCCCGCGCCTTGAGCCTGACGCCCAAGGGAAGCAAGGGGTTGGCCAGTGCGTTTGGAATGAGAGACGGCTGA
- a CDS encoding amino acid ABC transporter permease: MFGELLGPQYLKWLFDGFVLTVALSVVVCLVATALGFLVCLARLSGSRWLAWPARSYLALLRNTPLLVQLFFWYFGVTAMLPEDLVSWLNLPHDVSIAGVTLTWPSFEFIAGFWGLTLYTSAFIAEEFRAGVASVRAQQREAGLAMGLRPAQVWRYVVLPQALRTALGPLLGQYMNALKNSSLTMAIGLAELSYASRQVETETFKTFQAFGFATLLYIFSIALIEAAGQWIRQTRRYRQGAA; this comes from the coding sequence ATGTTTGGTGAATTGCTTGGCCCGCAGTACCTGAAATGGCTGTTCGATGGGTTTGTCCTGACCGTGGCGCTGTCCGTGGTGGTCTGCCTGGTGGCGACCGCCCTGGGCTTTCTGGTGTGCCTGGCGCGGCTGTCCGGCTCGCGCTGGCTGGCCTGGCCGGCACGCAGTTACCTGGCGCTGCTGCGTAACACCCCGCTGCTGGTGCAACTGTTCTTCTGGTACTTCGGTGTCACCGCAATGCTGCCCGAAGACCTGGTGAGCTGGCTCAACCTGCCCCATGACGTCAGCATCGCCGGTGTGACCCTCACATGGCCGTCCTTCGAGTTCATCGCCGGTTTCTGGGGGCTGACGCTCTATACCTCGGCCTTCATTGCCGAAGAATTCCGTGCCGGCGTCGCCTCGGTGCGTGCGCAACAACGCGAAGCCGGCCTCGCCATGGGCCTGCGCCCGGCGCAGGTGTGGCGTTACGTGGTGCTGCCGCAAGCCCTGCGTACCGCGCTCGGCCCCCTGCTGGGACAATACATGAACGCCCTGAAGAACTCTTCGCTGACCATGGCGATCGGCCTCGCCGAACTCTCCTACGCCTCGCGCCAGGTCGAAACCGAGACCTTCAAGACTTTCCAGGCGTTCGGCTTCGCCACCCTGCTCTACATCTTCAGCATTGCGCTGATCGAAGCGGCGGGTCAGTGGATCCGCCAGACCCGGCGTTATCGCCAGGGAGCGGCCTGA
- a CDS encoding methionine ABC transporter permease — MNRTIDWNEIFQLVLSATGETIYMVLLAGVFTLLIGLPLGVLLFITRRNGLYPLPRLNSGLAALVNLGRSLPFVVMLIALIPLTRLIVGTTLGSTAAVVPITIGAFPFFARLVESALDEVEKGRIEAILSMGGDIRHVIFKVLLPEALPTLLAGVTLTLVMLIGFSSMAGVIGGGGLGDLAIRYGYQRFNNEVMIVTVVILVILVQGVQSLGDRLVRSMAHRR; from the coding sequence ATGAACCGCACGATCGACTGGAACGAGATTTTCCAACTGGTGCTCAGCGCCACCGGCGAAACGATCTACATGGTGCTGCTGGCCGGGGTGTTCACCCTGCTGATCGGTCTGCCACTGGGGGTGTTGCTGTTCATCACCCGCCGCAACGGCCTGTATCCGCTGCCGCGCCTGAACAGCGGCCTGGCGGCGCTGGTCAACCTGGGGCGGTCACTGCCCTTCGTGGTGATGCTGATTGCGCTGATCCCGCTGACCCGGCTGATCGTCGGCACTACCCTGGGCAGTACCGCCGCGGTGGTGCCCATCACCATCGGCGCCTTTCCGTTCTTTGCCCGCCTCGTCGAGAGCGCACTGGATGAGGTCGAAAAGGGCCGGATCGAAGCGATCCTGTCCATGGGGGGTGATATCCGTCATGTGATCTTCAAGGTGTTGCTGCCCGAGGCGCTACCGACGTTGCTCGCTGGCGTCACCCTGACCCTGGTGATGCTGATCGGCTTTTCCTCCATGGCCGGGGTGATTGGTGGTGGCGGCCTGGGCGACCTGGCGATCCGCTACGGTTACCAGCGCTTCAATAACGAGGTGATGATCGTCACGGTGGTCATCCTGGTTATTCTGGTGCAGGGCGTGCAGAGCCTGGGGGATCGTCTGGTGCGCTCGATGGCCCATCGACGCTGA